The genomic DNA GTGTCTGATGGTTCGCCCTGCACCGCACTGCACCGGACATTGGGCCGCCAAAAGATGCCGAAGAACTGCCAGCAGCGGGACGCAGCGCTGCCATCTTCAACCGAGCACAGAAAGCAACGCGCCCGGTTACAAGAGACGGGTATCGGCCGCGGGACTGCACGTGTTGGGTGCTCAAGAAATGACGGGACCAGACTTGACTGTCGGATATACACTAGCGACACTTACAGGTGCAGCGAATCAGCATCTGACACACGGCGGCGATCCAGAGCCAAGATGACCGCACCTCGCAGACGGGGAGGTACGGCAATGTAGAAGAAAGTGTCTCCGAGCAGATGCAGGTCGGTCTTCTTGCTGCAAGGCCGTGAGACGGAATGTCTCAGGCCGTACTGGTGTAGCGCTTGGAAGAGTTGGGGCAGTTCGTCGTCGATTGGAGACTTCGTTGCGTCACACCGAGTTATAACGCTGCGAGGTGAGTGGAGGGAGCCGAGACAATCTCTTACAAAGCCCTCAATGACGAGTATCGCGGATTCGCATCAATCAGTCTGTTTCGCCCCGGGACCTTTGTGATGTGGTGCAACCCAAGGTCAGGGCTGAGTAACTGTGAGATAGGGGATAAGGCAGGCAACAGATTGCAAAGAGCAAGGGGGTATTCCCGCGTCAAGTGCGCCAGACCGAACCAAAGCGACGGCCAGGCAGCATTCACATTTGGACCAGGCCCCGTCTCCCAAGAACTGGTTGCCGAGTCGGAATCGCAGGAGTACTGCGCTGGGTCTCCAGAGGACGGACAGCAAAGCGAGTGGGCTACAGGGCTTCGATCGTAACGACCACCGCCAATGAATGCAAAGCGGTATGCGAGCCTGTGTGTGGCCGAATCATGGGGCTAGCTGAGACGTTGGGCATCGAGCGAAGGCGCAGGAGACGGGAAGAATGGGTGGATGATTCGTCGCTTTGGTGTTGGATGGCGACCAGGGGCCCCGCGATGAAGTGCGTGTTTCGATAGTGGAAAGGCATCTATCTCCGGAGGACGGTGCTGTAGACGAGCCCATCCGATAGAGCTGGAACGCTTCGCAAGAATGTTCCGTGTGTCTTCGTAGTAAGCAGCATACAGCCCAGGACCCCAGATCATCATAGGCCAGGTGAATGTGAGTACCTGAGGAATGGGATCTGAAGCGGCAGCATGCATCGTGGGGAAAGGCACCGTCACGACGGCTGCTGGTTGTGGCTGATAGACGGGCAGCGTGCTATATTGAGCGCAGCAGGTCGGGGCGGCCAACGCACCTGGTGGGGTTTGTCGACGCCAGCTCAGGCCTCTGGTACCTCAAGTTTTCGTCCCGTGATGGAGAGGTAACGAAGTTGATGGATGGATTGACTTTCCGTCAACAGCAGCGACAGCGGGTGGGCGCCTGTGCAGGGTGACAGGCTACGCTGAGGACAGGCCCGCCTGGATGCTGAAGGCTATGTAAGTAAGCAGTAGACAGTTGAGTCTGGGAATCGCGGGGCACAGAGCAGGGTCTGGTGTCACGTATGGTGTGTCATCCACGGCCCCAGTGACGGAGGGTGGCCATTGGCAAGCGTTCCAGAAGACTGCCGTAGCAGTCCGAATGGAATTGTAATTGGCGCGGGCGTGACAGAGTTCGATTGGAGGGTCGACAGGTGCGAGTTGGGAAGCCGCTGCTGTGGCGGGCCCATGGTCGTGAGACTGAGTCACGGAGTACTGCGTGTGGTGTATCGATAGTAATAATGGAGCGGCCAGCCAGCGAACGACAGGATGGGAGGGtgggggaaagggaaggcGCGAGCACGTTCTAGATGCAGGCCCAAGTTTTGGTGTGAAGAGCTGGCAGGGAGGGTGGCCGAGGATGGAGGTGCATCGTTCGTTGACCGCTGTGtaagctgctgctgcgacggagaagacggaTGGGTCCAGAAGGGCGAGCGAGGGGTTGCCGATGATTGATGCGATGTGCTTCATTCTATCAGAACGGGCCAGAGATGGAAATGGGTGGACGGTCCAgggcggtcgacgacggacgaTCCTCACGAGACGATTTGGTCATTGTGCTGCTTTCCATTCCTTTTGGGCAAGTGCGAGGATGCTTTCCCGGTACCGACTTCCTTCCCGAGGCCATTCGAGTATCTGGGTATCTATCTGTACcacctaaggtaggtaggtaagtaggtaggtaccttacctacctacttacctaggTATCTTGCACTTGCAATATGGGGGAAGgaagagatggaggaggtgggaggagaggaaagagCAGCTGTTGGAGTACCGACCTGTCTACGATGTAGGTACTAAGAGGGTACCGGGACCACTAGCGAGTCCGCGGTAACAACCCGAAAACTCACCCGGTCAGAACTGTTCATCTAGGGATATTTGTTTGCTTTCATTTCTCCCAGTTTGCTCAGCCACGAGAGTCGCAAGCCAAGGGTTCGTTGTCAATGTCGTTGGGCTGGATTATTAGCTCGCCTGGCATACTTAGACTTTTCGAGCTTTTCAACATTGGCAGACTAGCAAACCGAGCTTTCCCGGTTGACTGcaacgtcgacaagctgGCTGGGGCCGGGGTCCATCTTGGAAAAAACGACATGCCATCGTAAAGCCAGACCGTGAGACCTGTGGTGCCACCCCAAGCTCCCTTTTCAGCGAAGAGACTGTCTTCGCCCCCGTTGCAAGTACGTATCTGGCCTCATCAGCAGCTGTTTTTTGGGCAGCATCTCTATTATTTTCCTATCTACCTAGGTGTCTACATAGTTGTGtatctaggtacctacctatttACCTACGATGTAGGTACATCGTAGACTCCGATACAGCACTAGAAATGCGACATCGCGCCTATTCGTCGGACTGGGACTCGTTGAGTGGACACTTTCGGTCTTGGGCAGGGAACATGCCACGACGGGCGACGGTTCCTGCTCTCCCCGCATGTCTCCTGAGTCCTGGAGTTCggggcttcttcttttttccccgTCACATTCTGACTTTCGGCCAGGGTGACTTATTTCTGTATTGCGAAGCCAACCCCAGCGAGGCCGAACCTTTCTCCCCCCACGCAAGttccactcactcactcacttactCTCTAACTCCCAGGGGAAACACACCCAAGGGCCATGTCATGCCCGCATCGCATCCACATTCCCCATGAAGCTTTCGTCGTCCGTCCAGGGCCTGTTGTTCCAATTCCAGTCGTGTGGTGACGCTGGCAACCCCCCTACCTGATGTACCTACCCTACCTGCCCAGGTACCCACCCAGGTGCCGTAGGGATACCGTCCGCAACGTTCCGAACCCCCCATCACCACTAACATATCATCACCCTTCTCTGCTCTGCATTCTTATTCCCTAGCTGCTCCCTTTCCCTCACACTCTCCGTCTTTCTGCCTAACAATTCATTCTCTTTTGCCATCTGTACCATATCCAACACCCCCTTACCATACTCACCTCTTAATCATCTCACTTCTCAGCTTCTCGACACATGCAGAATTGTGCCAAATCACGCTCACACTCACACGCACGCCCGCCCAACGACTCACACACCCTTGCTTCATCCAACCATCTCCTTCGCCTCAGGTTCTGACCAGAAACGAAGACCCCGGTCACAAGTCAAACACATCATTGCCTAGAGCCCTTCGCCAACTGCACAATACTTCACGTTCaccttcttccctccccaaATCGACAGTGCCCAACGAGGCTCGCCTCACTCACTGGGGATATATGAAGCCTTGGTCCTTCCCTTGATGGTCTCGGCTCAATCACACGTCGTCATATGTTTTCATCACCAACCACCCTCGACCACTTACACACCACCGCCCAACACACAATGTCCCAGTCATATCGAAAAAAATGCTCCGAGAGCTCGACGAGTAGTCGGGACTCCCGCAGGAGTAGTGAGTCCTGCGACTCGTTCGAGACGTATGAGTCGCAAAGCACGACACCTACCTCCTACTACGCAAGCACCGAGGCATCCGCATCCGTTAAGGAGGCCAGGACCCTCTCCCATAAATTCCAGCCCGTCTACGAGGAAGACATATCCCCTTCCACGAGTAACTGCCTACGGTCATCTGTCGACACGTTCGACTCTACCTTGGcctccgacgacgaggacgacgacgaggacaatCTCGAGCTGAAGCGCGACTACGAGATGGACGGCTTTGACAAGCACCAAGAGATCCCGCCTCTACCCGCCTACTGTCGCGATATCGTCGACACCGACGTCCGGCCCTCCACCCCCCAGGACTTTGCCAAGCTGTTCCCCTCCATGAACAGGCTATCCATCTGCCACGACGACCTCACCCCCGACGGTAACATGAACCTGAGGGTCGACACCGTCGCACCCGGACGCCGCCCCTACAACATCCAGCTGTTCCACCTGCGCATGTACGACCTTGGCAAGCGCGAGTTCTCCCTCCGGAGGTACTGCCGCGATTCGGGGCGCGAGGTCTGCAACTCCAAGCGCAAGTATCTCGAGGAGACGGTCGAGGAACGCCCGACGCTTCAACGATCGGTCTCGAGCGCCATCAAGACCCTCTCCATGAGGAAGCCGCTCCCGCGCACAAACTCGGGCGGccccgtcctcggcggcaagggcaaggatgTGCCTGTGCCCCGGCCGCAATCCAGCGCATCTTCGTCCCGCAACAGTGCCGACGAGCCCTCGGGCTTCTTCCGGCGGTCTGCCTCCTTTgagcccaagcccaaggcCCGGCCCGTGCCCAGCAACGCCATGAAGCTTGAGTTTTCCAACTACGCGcgcgtcgatgtcgagcgCCGCGGCAGCTCTCACAACAAGCGCTACGAGTTCCAGTGGTGGGGTCACAAATACCAGTGGAAGCGCGTGATCGACAAGAACCTTGGCGTTGTCTCCTTCCACCtcgtcaaggacggcaacaccaacgccagcgacgccgtcgcccacaTCGTCCCCGAAACGCGCTCGCCCAACCaagtcgtcgaggacgagagcgccggcggctgggtGCCCCCCTGCCACATGTGGATCAGCGACCGcagcgtcctcgacgccgtcaccgaCGTTGCCGACGTTATCGTCGCCACAGGCCTCATGGCTCTCGTCGACGACTGCATCAAGCACCGCTGGCAGACCAAAAAGATACATCGGATCCCCGTGCCTCTGACGTCACGGACGGTCGATGTCGAGTACGTCGGGCCCCGGGCCTTTGTACAACACCTTTTCCAGCGCCGCGCCTCGGACCAGATATCGAGTCCTTTGCGACAACGTCCAATTCCAACCTACTGAGATACGCGAGCCGGGTTACCGGGTGCGCACAGTCTTGCTTCGGAGCGCCAACCAGACTCTTTTCATTTGAGACCCTCCGAATGTGAGAAACATCTATTAAGCAGCCAAACAAATTGTTCTTAAAAAGATTTTTGGGGGAAAAGAATCAGGAACAGAGACAGCCCCATCCAGATGGGACGCTGGGGACGGATACAGCCCATCTCCAACGAGGGACAGGAACATATCAGCTGCAGAAATGCGCTATAACACATATGAAaacagacacacacacatacacaccaCTCACCCACATACGCAAAACCCAATGACGGCAATATGGGATATGATGGGCCAGGATATATCATGAGATTTCTCCTCGTGCCCTACCCCCAATGGCGGGCACGGGGCGGAAGACGGCGTTCTCGAGCGATTTTTCTTATTCCACGTGTGTACATTTATCTGCGTGTaacttttcttcctttttcttctccccaTCCCTTTTTCGGAAGGAGGATCGCATTCCAACAGGCGTAGGATCCGATGCATTGGGTTTCAGGGGGACCGGATGAGCGGAGGAGGGCGTGGATGGAATGATACGACGCTTGGGATCTTTCCTATCTAGGGAGAGACTGATCGAGATGATGAATGACGAAAAGAAAGTATGCATCATGGGTTTTTCAGTGCCCTCTGTCCATTCGACTGAACCTCTGTTTGACTGAGGGCAACGGCACATGAAAAGGCCCTTCCTGATTGAACCTCCGTTGAGCCACGTTGCTTACACGATTGACACATTGCAAACGCCCGCCAACCTCAAATGGTGGAGGAAAAGGTAAGGCGGGGGTGGGGTCCGGCGTcccttctctcctcccctctcgtCAACGACATGGACCGACCGACTGCCAGATTACGGTCGAAaaacgacgtcgacgtcggcgtcgtcccaCCGGCCACCGCCCCACAGCCATCGCGAGACGTTGGGAGTCGCCAAGTCCTGGGCAGTGCTGTTTGTCCCCACACTGCCCGCCGCCACTATCCGTCCGCGAGCCGGCGGCAGTGACACCCCAGCTCCGCTCTGGCGTGACCCATGACGTCCGTCACGTCTCgccagtctctctctctctctctctctctctctctctctctctctctctcgctgcCTTTTTCGCTTGACGTGCACTGCTACACGAACAAGGTCATTCATTCCCTTCGTCGCCTGCTTGATTCAAACGCCAGACTAGTTTCCCCGACAGGATGCGGCACACACACCGTGGAATCACGGCTTGCTGTCATGGACTTCTATCCTCGTCGCCCCTTCGCGGGAAAGGCTGTTTCCTGATACGAATTTCGGAATGCCGGATATGACATGTGTTGCGTCGCGGGCCCTCGCTCCTGCGTGACTTCCCCATGAACAGCCGCAGGGCATTTTCGTATGAGCTGTAGCTCTGCAGCATTGAGACGAGAATCGTGGCATATGCAATCGTAACTTCGTCGCTTTGCTCAATATTCGCTAAACACAAACCCGAAATCATCCTTCCTCTCGCCAAACCACCCAGCCAGGTCGAGCTTCATCAGCAGCCTCTCCACGCCGCCAACCCTGCGCGGCACGTactccccttcttcccttaacacaccctcctctccgccctcctcctcgtccgcgaACGCGGCCGGGTCCGCCTCAAGCGACCGCAACGCGGCGATGACATCCCTGATGCCGTCCTTGACGTGCTTCTCCACGTCCCGGATCGCGGAGCGcacctccgtctcctcgatctcgaggTCCACAAACGCGTCGACGACACCGGCGTCTGCTTCAAGGTCCATCGACGTCCATACCGCGTGGAGGCGCTGTGTCAGGGCGACAAGGTGGTCGGTGTGAGTGAGAAGGTTATACAGCGGGTCCGTGTAGGAGGGGAATGTGAGCAGGAGGCGGGTGGAGAGGGCGCGAAGGTAGGCCCGGTGGGCGGTGGCTAGACTTTGAGGGTCGTGTGTTGGGTTCGAGTCTATTGGTTTGGCGGCTGGTTTGTTGTCAGATGCGCTCTGTGCAAGCCAAATGTCGTCATCTCCGTCcccttcctcgtcttccgtTGCAGGCTTTGCGGCCGCTTTGATTGATGCGCCAGACGCAGCGGCCGCATGGCTGTTCTCCTTCTCGCTCGACGTCAACCAGGCGTGGAAACCATCCCACAGCCCTGCCACAACCTCGGTCTGCAAGTATGCCTCCGTCtcggagaggaagaaaagcGCTGTGCTGCAGGTTACCCACGCACTGCGCAAGGCGTTGGACCGCGTCGCGTAGCGTTGGCGAAGCAAAATCACCTTGGCACGGCCGACTCTAGTGCTTCCGGCGGGAGgtgacggcggtgccggaTGGTGACGACGTAGAGATGTGATCTTCCACAGCTCGGTGAGACGTATGTGTGCTCGACGGATGGATAAGAGGTAAGAGTTTATGGTGGAGTAGATCTGAAGGTCGGAGGGGGTGAGAAACATGTCGAGCGGCGAGGGAATCTGCATAGTCAAAACGACTGGGATGGAGAGCAGGAGGTTGCGAAAGGGAGTCGTGGCCAGGGTCTTGGCTGTCGGCCGTGATACACTAGCTTCGAGCTTTATAGGAACCGCCGGTTTGGACTTGGTAAGATTTAGCCGCAGCAGTTCGCGCGCAATTTCCAAGCCCTCATCTTCGTCTGCGTGCTGGCCCTGCATCAGgcccatcgccgcccacgTTTTGGCCAGCACTGCCGCAGCCTCACCCTCCTTGACCGCGAAAGTGCCCAACCCTTCGCGCTTCTCATACGCGAGGTTATCCGACCGTTTCCACCGGCTGCGCAGTTTCTCGTCTGCTTGCTGGGTCAAAGCCATGGCGAACTCGCCGCGGCCCAAGAGGAAGAACTCGCGCAGAATCTGGAGAGCCTCAACGACCTTGGTGAGGGGTAGCAATTTCAGCAATATTGTGCGCGAGAGGGTGAGCCGAACGGATGTTATTGCGCGCGAGAAGCTGGCTGTGTTGAGGGGGTAGGTCAGGGCGGATAGCTCTTTGAGCTGAGATGACAAGTGGTCAAGGCCTTGCAGTCCTGATTCCACACTGCCTTTGACGCGAACATGGTTCAACGACCTGCCGATGAACAGCATCGACGACGCGACCACCGGAGTGACAAATTTGGGCAGCAGGGCCGGCACTGAAACGTAATCCTGCACCAGTTAGCCATCACCCAAAACGACGCACACGACTTTGTGGCACCAACACACCTGGTCACCGGTGTCCATCTTCTGGACGAAAAAGTCGTCGCCTCCGAACGACGGCAGACGCCCATAGAGTATCCATGCAGACACCTGCTTCAACcacgccgtctcggcgacaGAGACAAGGCTCATGGCCGTCCGCTCGATGTCTACGTACCCACTCTGCAGCTCGCCCCGCAACCGATCGATGAGGTGAGCGCCGCGACACGTTTGCCCTTGCTGCTTCTTCAGCATAAACTGGACAATCTCCCACAGCCACTCCATCCGCCGCGTCCACTCGGAGAActccccgacgacggcggtcaGGGGTACAATGTTGTAGGCGCCAACAAGGCTCGAATCCCTGCGGAGGAtcgtctcctcgacctcgaggaccttgCGCTGAAAGGCGGCAAGGTGGACGGACTGCACGGCGGTGGCGACAGCGCGGCAGATGGTGGAAGggtgctcggcggcgatgggggCCGTATAGCCCTGCAGCTTAACGTGGAGATCGCTGAGGTGGCCGGCGGTGGCTAAGAGCTCGCGCTCCGGGGGTGAGACAGCCGTCGAAAGCGCATTTGGGTCGGGGTTGTCGGTccggaggagaggggaggggtggcCGGAGAGTGCGAGGAGGATTTCGTGGAGCATGGCGGCTGCTTGCTTCTACGCGGGAGAGAAAGAACGGAAGGCGTTAGTTGGTCAAGTACGTACGATAGTAGAGTTTACGGAGGAGTAGgaggagacagagagagagagagagagagagagggagagagagtcGGGGCCAAAGGGCaaggagagggaagagatgGCACATTTCGCGGGGTTgcggcggcttcttcgacTTTGACTTTTCGCCAAAGTCGCGGAGAAGCAGGATGAAGGCACCGAGAAGCTCGAAGCGACACATCGATTCATTTGACGGTGTAGCAAACGGCGCGAGGGAGCGTCTTCCAGGACCTGGTGTGAGAATGACCGGGGGCAAAAAGGGAAGCAAAGGAGCGTTTGGGACGAGGATGGGGGGTGATGATGGATGAGTGGATGGCGGACGGTGGCAGTGGATGGTGACGGTGAGGGTGACGGTGAGGGTGGACGGTTGGCAGGTTGGGTGATATCAATTACCTGATGCGGCCTGCCCTGCCTGCATGCAAAAATATCGTGGCACGAGCCCAATTGGatttcttcctcctcggttGGGTTGGGGAATAGGAGAGAGCGCGAGCCACAACGAAACTGCGCCGGTGTCAAGGAGGCTCCATGCTGAGGGCCCAAATTCCCTTTCCAATATCACAGCAGCCGCATTGATAAGATGGGCTTGAAAGAGAAAGCGCGACTGGCGACTAGGGACGCGACGGAACCGTCTAAAGTGGCTGCTTCTGAGACCCGCAGCCAGACGTCACGTGCCTCACAGATGGATTAGGTAACCTAAGGTACCTTGCATGACTAGTAAGGGAGGAGCTGGGACGGCACCGGTGAGCCGCCATCCCTTGTCCTCGTTCTCGGAGAATGGAAGTCTAACGGATGCCAATGGTTCCCAGTGGTCGCTACATGCTTCTACTAAATTGGGCCTATTTCGTATACTCGTATCGCATACGCTTCTACACgcgaagaaagaaaaacccCCGCAGCTGCCCCTCCGTGACGTGCGTGTCCATGGAAACTGGTTCTGTCATTTACAAACCTACTTAAGAAAGCCTTTCTCCTTGGCAACTGGGTGCTACTTCTCAgactccctcctctctcaTAGCTTTCCGTCCATCCACTACCATCTCCTCTCATGGCCGCTGTCCAGCAGGCTGCTTGCCATTGCCTTCGTACGCTGTGTACAGGCTGGCCGTGTCGCTCTGATCGTCGTCTCGCCGGTTCTTGGCGTCTTCGGGCAGCACCACAGCGCCTCCATCGCCACCCCCGACGATGATCTGCCCGCCTCCCTTGACCTTACCAACGACCATGCCCTTGGCCACGCTCTTCAGGATGGCTCTGCGAGAGACGCCCGTCACATCGATATAGACCAAACCGACGTT from Colletotrichum higginsianum IMI 349063 chromosome 3, whole genome shotgun sequence includes the following:
- a CDS encoding Spc97/Spc98 family protein translates to MLHEILLALSGHPSPLLRTDNPDPNALSTAVSPPERELLATAGHLSDLHVKLQGYTAPIAAEHPSTICRAVATAVQSVHLAAFQRKVLEVEETILRRDSSLVGAYNIVPLTAVVGEFSEWTRRMEWLWEIVQFMLKKQQGQTCRGAHLIDRLRGELQSGYVDIERTAMSLVSVAETAWLKQVSAWILYGRLPSFGGDDFFVQKMDTGDQDYVSVPALLPKFVTPVVASSMLFIGRSLNHVRVKGSVESGLQGLDHLSSQLKELSALTYPLNTASFSRAITSVRLTLSRTILLKLLPLTKVVEALQILREFFLLGRGEFAMALTQQADEKLRSRWKRSDNLAYEKREGLGTFAVKEGEAAAVLAKTWAAMGLMQGQHADEDEGLEIARELLRLNLTKSKPAVPIKLEASVSRPTAKTLATTPFRNLLLSIPVVLTMQIPSPLDMFLTPSDLQIYSTINSYLLSIRRAHIRLTELWKITSLRRHHPAPPSPPAGSTRVGRAKVILLRQRYATRSNALRSAWVTCSTALFFLSETEAYLQTEVVAGLWDGFHAWLTSSEKENSHAAAASGASIKAAAKPATEDEEGDGDDDIWLAQSASDNKPAAKPIDSNPTHDPQSLATAHRAYLRALSTRLLLTFPSYTDPLYNLLTHTDHLVALTQRLHAVWTSMDLEADAGVVDAFVDLEIEETEVRSAIRDVEKHVKDGIRDVIAALRSLEADPAAFADEEEGGEEGVLREEGEYVPRRVGGVERLLMKLDLAGWFGERKDDFGFVFSEY